The Teredinibacter sp. KSP-S5-2 genome includes a window with the following:
- a CDS encoding serine hydrolase — protein sequence MSTGSGIVRIGMPVFLLALVFGLSGCDGDEKVEPQSYGLFSVNHSHLFIQSGDQTHDFQFGQGATMPLAVNLPFAGDFNGDGWDSPALYDPVSHQVEIKEYDGSVTRFEFGTELALPVAGDWDGDGVDSVGLYYPEQGRFVLQSGHNESELLSVSFGPKANLDAMNSDQDVSLFPVAGDFNMDGIDTLAVYDSENAVWYLAMSNQTEPVVSSFSVDFPEAKGAMPFASDWLGMGVDFFGLYNQDTHTVYRKRLFIDQWIGAELSLGEKSWEWIPVFGKWHPDYFSIDNPTGHKWSTAEAKTQGVDEAKLDLAMEYAEDLPLLNSLLIVRNGKLVEEEYYHGHKAHIHHNLKSASKSILSALIGNALRDGYLEDVEQPVSSIFPELIEESSLKNDINIMHLLTMTAGLAWEENGPIDNEVSATGNMLKAVLEQPLISAPGEAFNYSSGLTHIASCILEQVSGGDTLAYANNTLFNLLDIDIKIWNRDATGCRVGGWDMWMLPRDMAFFGQLYLNSGRYNGNQVIAEEWVQATTQTIIDLSTITPEGQIKLGYGAWWWTTEINGMHVYSARGAGGQDIHVIPDLQLVVAMTSNYWTDDELLSDLHADEAIIQLLTSIINSVAM from the coding sequence CTTTCTTTTAGCGTTGGTGTTTGGACTTTCCGGGTGTGACGGAGACGAAAAAGTTGAGCCGCAAAGCTATGGTTTGTTTTCGGTAAATCATAGTCATCTATTCATTCAATCCGGTGATCAAACCCACGACTTTCAGTTTGGCCAGGGAGCAACAATGCCCCTGGCTGTAAACTTGCCTTTTGCGGGTGATTTTAACGGGGATGGTTGGGATTCACCTGCGTTATATGACCCGGTATCTCACCAAGTAGAAATAAAAGAATACGACGGTAGTGTTACGCGTTTTGAATTTGGTACAGAGTTAGCTTTACCAGTAGCAGGTGATTGGGATGGCGATGGTGTTGATTCCGTTGGCTTGTACTACCCGGAACAAGGGCGCTTTGTATTGCAGTCTGGGCATAACGAAAGTGAGCTACTGAGTGTTAGCTTTGGTCCAAAAGCCAATCTGGATGCGATGAACTCTGATCAGGATGTCAGTCTTTTCCCTGTTGCCGGTGACTTTAACATGGACGGCATAGACACCTTAGCGGTTTATGATTCGGAAAATGCCGTTTGGTATTTAGCAATGTCTAACCAAACAGAACCTGTAGTATCCAGTTTTTCGGTCGATTTTCCAGAGGCCAAAGGCGCAATGCCATTTGCGTCGGACTGGTTAGGTATGGGGGTCGATTTTTTTGGCCTATACAACCAAGATACACATACTGTGTACAGAAAACGCTTGTTCATTGACCAATGGATCGGTGCTGAACTCAGTCTTGGGGAAAAAAGCTGGGAATGGATACCGGTATTTGGTAAATGGCATCCTGATTATTTTTCAATAGATAACCCAACAGGCCATAAATGGAGCACCGCTGAAGCAAAAACGCAGGGGGTTGATGAAGCTAAGCTTGATCTTGCAATGGAGTATGCGGAGGATCTGCCACTTTTAAACAGTTTACTCATTGTGCGCAATGGAAAACTTGTTGAGGAAGAGTACTACCACGGCCATAAGGCGCATATACATCATAATTTGAAGTCCGCATCCAAAAGTATACTCTCTGCATTAATTGGTAATGCTTTGAGGGATGGTTATCTGGAGGATGTCGAACAGCCTGTTTCAAGTATCTTCCCTGAATTAATTGAAGAATCGTCGTTAAAAAATGACATCAATATCATGCATCTTTTAACTATGACTGCCGGTTTAGCCTGGGAAGAAAATGGTCCAATTGACAATGAGGTGAGTGCAACGGGCAATATGCTCAAAGCGGTACTGGAACAGCCTCTTATCTCCGCACCGGGCGAGGCATTTAATTACAGCTCAGGGTTAACCCATATTGCGTCATGCATACTGGAGCAGGTAAGTGGGGGCGATACACTCGCTTACGCGAATAACACCTTGTTCAATTTGTTGGATATCGATATTAAAATCTGGAACAGGGATGCAACTGGTTGTCGAGTAGGTGGTTGGGATATGTGGATGCTTCCCAGAGATATGGCGTTTTTTGGGCAGTTATATCTGAACAGTGGTCGCTATAACGGTAATCAGGTTATTGCCGAAGAATGGGTTCAAGCCACCACGCAAACTATTATCGATTTATCTACCATAACACCTGAAGGTCAAATCAAGCTTGGTTATGGCGCATGGTGGTGGACGACCGAAATAAACGGAATGCATGTATACTCGGCAAGAGGCGCAGGAGGGCAAGATATTCACGTGATTCCTGACCTGCAATTAGTTGTTGCTATGACATCAAATTATTGGACTGACGACGAATTATTATCGGATTTACATGCTGATGAAGCCATTATTCAATTGCTTACAAGCATTATCAATTCTGTTGCAATGTAA